A part of Drosophila bipectinata strain 14024-0381.07 chromosome 3L, DbipHiC1v2, whole genome shotgun sequence genomic DNA contains:
- the Noc1 gene encoding nucleolar complex protein 1 yields MPAAVASGVQLGGPPKNKKIVFDDSGEAIAKANKKDASPKEQAKKPTKIQFGEDGEAVSKKPFNKSHQNGQKPQKIKFGDDGEAIAQKPFNKSHQKFNGQKPGFEKKPQKIKFNDDGAPQKQFNKNQQQNDRKPFNKNGAKPEQAKKPQKIKFGDDDEATEKSKKPQRIKFDEDGAGKNVSDSEGDSDVELGAVLKKHNKYHSKADEDEASQKKWYNVYPDYPSTDEVLDMKENEQLELFNLCKSSFEAEKNTFNKRNPTDARWLQTALHKGTAKDRANAGALLVTSNPLGNLEALTTLIGFCKLSNKVSNDVIAVLTDLWQEVLLPPNRKLLAIHTRGADWKKLKKDDTLHKEQQRRIYAYWYFESELKDQYHEFLKNVMQGLQTGQEHNKNSSIVAAARLLSFAPEKEQMLLTMLVNKLGDPVPKVASKALHHLSEVAQRHPNMCGVIVAEAEKLLFRNNISERAQHFALCFLSSIAPSGRPEVCTKLVNICFALFKVLVQKGAVNNRTMQAILRCLQKAIVEAQPAKDSNGELLNKEMQDTIYRLVHLADIRVSIQTLGLLLQLITVKTEKSDRFYNALYVKLLDLDLVNVGSKTAAHLLHIVHRAIHIDNHVARAQAFIKRLLQITLYAPPHIAAGCLIVLHKLLRMRRELIGGSGASEEVAAGAKVILPADVDLDKFGSDDEEVYKDVKEEKEAEEDKSKPKEDKDEKSQGSSWHHASVAATESKVREIDSCKYDPYHRVPAFAGAGYALRNELLLLRNHYHPTVQVFAEQILQQARIDYYGDPLRDFGLPHFLERFAFKNPKKLDNSQAAESATVAHKRYIAQGGRGKPVKSLTKANCTEDEMFIFNFLEHKRRQAEIVAQSKKEKGVKKEDPDGDEDAEGDGEYLKEGEVDDDEFEAYLDGYFGKKFKDGGDAEEEDDELNFLEELGGEMQADKSKKDKKKKKSADKEEDDMEDIDDDWGDDDLGEEDDDDEMAGPGEDHSDDETGSIDLEPMEDDDDDDEGSISDGDTSDMPESPDEDEDDDDLDAPPKSKRSRKDSGSMVDGRSFAKTLKQSHDMSSLFAAADDFSSMLEESSKVKGQGTSNAVFNKDKSSAKQLKWEENRRSNTKTYTGKKFSGKSKAGKGGKPQKGGKKRKH; encoded by the exons atgCCGGCAGCCGTGGCCTCAGGTGTGCAATTGGGTGGACCacccaaaaacaagaaaatcgTTTTCGACGACTCGGGAGAGGCCATAgccaaagcaaataaaaaggACGCCTCCCCCAAGGAGCAGGCGAAAAAGCCCACAAAAATCCAGTTTGGAGAAGATGGTGAAGCTGTATCGAAGAAACCATTCAACAAAAGTCACCAGAATGGCCAAAAGCCTCAAAAGATAAAGTTCGGAGATGATGGTGAAGCTATAGCCCAGAAACCTTTCAACAAAAGTCACCAGAAATTCAATGGCCAAAAGCCAGGATTTGAAAAGAAGCCCCAGAAGATCAAGTTCAACGATGACGGTGCCCCTCAGAAGCAATTCAACAAAAACCAGCAACAAAATGACCGAAAACCTTTCAACAAAAATGGAGCCAAACCCGAGCAGGCCAAGAAACCGCAGAAAATAAAGTTTGGCGATGACGATGAAGCCACAGAGAAGTCCAAGAAACCGCAGCGCATTAAGTTTGATGAGGATGGAGCTGGGAAAAACGTGTCCGATAGCGAAGGCGATAGCGATGTAGAGCTGGGAGCTGTCCTCAAAAAGCACAACAAGTACCACTCCAAGGCGGACGAGGACGAGGCGTCCCAAAAGAAGTGGTACAATGTG TATCCCGATTATCCCTCAACCGATGAAGTGCTGGACATGAAGGAGAACGAGCAGCTGGAGCTGTTTAATCTCTGCAAGAGTTCCTTCGAGGCGGAGAAGAACACATTTAATAAAC GAAACCCCACCGATGCTCGCTGGTTGCAGACCGCTCTTCACAAAGGTACGGCCAAGGATCGGGCAAATGCCGGAGCCCTGCTGGTCACGAGTAATCCTCTGGGCAATTTGGAAGCCCTCACAACTCTGATTGGATTCTGCAAGCTCTCCAACAAGGTCAGCAACGATGTGATTGCAGTGCTGACGGATCTGTGGCAGGAGGTGCTGCTGCCACCCAACAGAAAACTTCTGGCCATCCACACTCGCGGTGCCGATTGGAAGAAGCTAAAGAAGGACGATACTCTGCACAAGGAGCAGCAGCGACGCATCTACGCTTACTGGTATTTTGAGAGCGAGTTGAAGGATCAGTACCACGAGTTCCTGAAGAATGTGATGCAGGGACTGCAGACGGGACAGGAGCACAACAAGAACTCGTCGATTGTGGCTGCCGCTAGACTGCTCTCGTTTGCTCCAGAAAAGGAACAGATGCTGCTGACGATGCTGGTCAACAAACTGGGTGATCCCGTGCCGAAAGTCGCCTCCAAGGCCCTTCACCATCTCAGTGAAGTGGCCCAGAGGCATCCGAATATGTGCGGTGTGATTGTGGCGGAAGCCGAGAAACTTCTCTTCAGGAACAACATCTCGGAAAGAGCCCAACATTTCGCACTGTGCTTCCTCTCCAGCATCGCCCCTTCCGGCCGGCCGGAGGTCTGCACCAAGCTGGTCAACATATGCTTCGCTCTGTTCAAGGTCCTGGTCCAAAAGGGAGCTGTCAACAATCGCACCATGCAGGCCATCCTGAGATGTCTGCAGAAAGCCATTGTGGAAGCTCAGCCGGCGAAGGATAGCAATGGGGAGCTGCTCAACAAGGAGATGCAGGACACCATCTACCGGCTGGTCCACTTGGCGGACATCCGAGTCAGCATTCAGACCCTGGGTCTGCTCCTGCAACTGATCACGGTGAAAACGGAGAAGTCGGATCGTTTCTACAACGCCTTGTACGTGAAGCTGTTGGATCTGGACCTCGTCAATGTGGGCAGCAAAACGGCGGCCCACCTGTTGCACATCGTCCACCGCGCCATCCACATAGACAACCATGTGGCCAGGGCTCAGGCGTTTATCAAGCGCCTCCTGCAGATCACCCTCTATGCTCCTCCCCACATCGCAGCCGGTTGCCTGATCGTTCTCCACAAACTGCTGCGCATGCGCCGGGAGCTAATAGGAGGCAGTGGGGCATCCGAGGAGGTGGCGGCTGGTGCTAAGGTTATTCTTCCAGCAGATGTTGATCTTGACAAGTTTGGCAGCGACGATGAAGAAGTCTACAAGGATGTCAAGGAGGAGAAGGAAGCGGAGGAGGACAAATCCAAACCGAAGGAGGACAAGGATGAGAAGAGCCAGGGATCCTCGTGGCATCATGCCAGTGTCGCTGCCACAGAGTCGAAGGTGCGAGAAATCGATTCCTGCAAGTATGATCCGTATCATCGGGTTCCTGCTTTTGCGGGAGCTGGCTATGCTCTCCGGAATGAGCTCTTGTTGCTGCGAAACCACTACCATCCCACTGTCCAGGTCTTTGCAGAGCAGATCCTGCAGC aggccCGCATCGATTACTATGGTGATCCGTTGAGGGATTTCGGATTGCCACACTTCCTGGAGCGATTCGCGTTCAAGAATCCCAAAAAGCTGGACAATTCCCAGGCGGCGGAAAGTGCCACAGTGGCCCACAAGCGCTACATTGCCCAAGGAGGTCGTGGAAAGCCTGTAAAGTCGCTCACGAAGGCCAACTGCACCGAGGACGAGATGTTCATCTTCAACTTCCTGGAGCACAAACGGCGGCAGGCAGAGATCGTGGCCCAAAGCAAGAAGGAGAAGGGCGTGAAGAAGGAGGATCCCGACGGGGATGAAGACGCCGAAGGTGACGGAGAGTACCTCAAGGAAGGAGAGGTGGACGACGACGAATTCGAAGCCTATCTGGATGGCTACTTTGGCAAGAAGTTCAAGGATGGCGGCGATGCCGAAGAAGAAGATGACGAGCTCAACTTCCTCGAGGAGCTGGGCGGAGAGATGCAGGCAGACAAATCCAAGAAGgacaagaaaaagaagaagtcGGCCGACAAAGAAGAGGACGACATGGAGGACATTGACGATGACTGGGGCGACGATGACCTGGGAGAGgaagacgatgatgatgagaTGGCCGGTCCTGGCGAGGATCATTCAGATGACGAAACAGGATCTATAGATCTAGAGCCAATggaggatgatgatgatgatgacgaggGTTCTATTTCCGATGGAGACACCAGCGACATGCCGGAGAGTCCCGATGAAGATGAAGACGACGATGATTTGGATGCTCCACCCAAATCCAAGCGATCTCGCAAGGATTCAGGAAGCATGGTGGATGGACGAAGCTTTGCCAAGACCCTCAAACAGAGTCATG ACATGTCTTCGCTGTTTGCTGCCGCCGATGACTTCTCCTCGATGCTGGAGGAGAGCTCCAAGGTCAAGGGCCAGGGCACGAGTAATGCCGTTTTCAACAAGGACAAGTCCTCCGCCAAGCAACTGAAGTGGGAGGAGAACCGTAGATCGAATACGAAGACCTACACGGGCAAGAAGTTCTCCGGAAAGTCCAAAGCCGGCAAAGGCGGAAAGCCACAGAAGGGTGGCAAGAAGCGGAAACACTAG